The proteins below come from a single Anderseniella sp. Alg231-50 genomic window:
- a CDS encoding sugar transferase: MISPPRVASERAQVATRGKGIEDRQPLRLVTRIRFQLIGGLVFAVIVPGLARWPAASLVPGSGMVSLQSAMLGSMLALFLGYWALRQMIAYPGVQATQYIAPAFAISYSIIIMMFFFLRIDYSRYQFGASFIVAIVWFYACFFLARRALLQNFALAEVGDTKGLRDLDTVEWFSLQAPAFPDQRLDGIVVDLRADLSDDWNRFLAASALKGIPIYHVKQMAEALTGKVEIEHLSENSLGSVLPSLLYLRLKRLVDLGLAVILAPLFLIIVGLTAIAVKLDSKGPAFFLQPRMGFRGKPFRMIKLRTMKVDAHKTGGNFTEDNDPRITRLGRFLRKYRIDEFPQIINIFAGQMSWIGPRPEALELSDWYQRDIPFYSYRHIVRPGLSGWAQVHQGNVAQVEQATHKLHYDFYYIKHFSPWLDALITAKTIWTVLTGFGSK, from the coding sequence GTGATTTCTCCACCAAGAGTAGCGAGTGAGCGGGCGCAGGTTGCCACCAGAGGAAAGGGCATCGAAGATCGCCAGCCTCTGCGACTGGTAACCCGGATAAGGTTTCAGTTGATCGGCGGGCTGGTGTTCGCCGTCATCGTGCCCGGGCTGGCCCGCTGGCCGGCCGCGAGCCTGGTTCCGGGGTCGGGCATGGTATCCCTGCAATCTGCGATGCTGGGCTCCATGCTCGCGCTGTTTCTGGGTTACTGGGCGCTGCGCCAGATGATTGCCTATCCCGGTGTGCAGGCCACGCAGTACATTGCGCCGGCCTTTGCCATTTCCTATTCGATCATCATCATGATGTTCTTTTTCCTGCGAATAGATTATTCGCGCTACCAGTTTGGCGCCAGTTTCATAGTGGCGATCGTCTGGTTCTATGCGTGCTTTTTCCTGGCAAGGCGGGCCCTTCTGCAGAATTTCGCCCTGGCGGAAGTGGGCGATACCAAGGGTCTGCGGGATCTGGACACCGTGGAATGGTTCAGCCTGCAGGCACCGGCCTTTCCGGATCAGCGGCTGGACGGAATTGTCGTCGACCTCAGGGCCGACCTGTCAGACGACTGGAACAGGTTTCTGGCCGCCAGTGCGCTGAAAGGTATTCCGATTTACCATGTCAAGCAGATGGCCGAGGCGCTGACCGGCAAGGTCGAGATCGAGCATTTGTCTGAAAACAGTCTCGGGTCGGTATTGCCGTCGCTGTTGTATCTCAGGCTGAAACGTCTCGTTGATCTTGGACTGGCTGTCATCCTGGCGCCACTGTTCTTGATCATTGTTGGGCTCACGGCGATTGCCGTGAAACTCGACTCGAAGGGGCCTGCGTTTTTCCTGCAACCGCGCATGGGCTTCAGAGGCAAGCCGTTCAGGATGATCAAGCTCAGAACCATGAAGGTGGACGCGCACAAGACAGGCGGCAACTTTACCGAAGATAATGATCCCCGCATTACGCGGCTGGGTCGTTTCCTGCGCAAATACCGTATCGATGAGTTCCCGCAGATCATCAATATCTTTGCAGGCCAGATGAGTTGGATCGGGCCTCGTCCGGAGGCCCTGGAATTGTCTGACTGGTATCAGCGTGACATCCCGTTTTACAGCTACAGGCATATTGTGCGCCCCGGACTTTCCGGCTGGGCCCAGGTGCACCAGGGCAATGTGGCGCAGGTCGAACAGGCAACCCACAAACTGCACTATGATTTTTATTACATTAAGCACTTTTCACCATGGCTCGATGCGCTTATCACAGCGAAAACAATCTGGACCGTTCTGACCGGGTTCGGATCGAAGTGA
- a CDS encoding outer membrane beta-barrel protein, producing MPTVRDRFEGLGLRAGQFWVLPDVETGYFYDSNVFGESAGENADSGIYVSPSVTLRSDFGRHQLNLKAGLDHYEYLDFSSQSRTDFDGELDALYEVTSDTVLRGGLKGGKFNQEPGDLEYPTVGVPTSPGEYYKFDSWASIKHTFNRLSVSVGGAFDFFDYDDVDGVDQDFRDGNVTTAGGRVSYLASPGYRIFGDFRYNWRDYNGGTIVDSEGWRALAGVEFEVTRLISGELGIGYNEQTYDFAGSPTTSAFSYHGALTWNPTPLMTVKLNADRTIEDSTFNQAGRVQDSAKLVVDYEVLRELVFSPSVGFAYNNYENSSLDDFRIEAGAELEYRVNRFMSVGSRYKYSYSDVTGPGLTDWDRHLVGVYAKARF from the coding sequence ATGCCTACCGTCCGTGACCGGTTCGAAGGCCTGGGCTTGCGGGCCGGCCAGTTCTGGGTTCTGCCGGATGTTGAAACCGGATATTTCTACGATAGCAACGTGTTCGGCGAATCAGCCGGCGAAAATGCCGACTCAGGTATCTATGTCTCGCCTTCGGTGACATTGAGATCGGATTTTGGCCGCCACCAGTTGAATCTGAAGGCCGGGCTCGATCACTACGAATACCTGGATTTCTCTTCGCAAAGCCGCACCGATTTTGATGGTGAACTGGATGCCCTGTACGAAGTGACAAGCGACACTGTGCTTAGGGGCGGCCTGAAAGGCGGGAAGTTCAACCAGGAGCCTGGAGATCTCGAATACCCGACTGTTGGCGTGCCGACATCGCCCGGCGAGTACTATAAATTCGATTCCTGGGCCTCTATCAAGCACACGTTCAACAGGCTGTCCGTCTCGGTGGGTGGGGCTTTTGACTTTTTCGACTATGACGATGTCGACGGTGTCGACCAGGACTTCAGAGACGGCAATGTTACCACGGCCGGCGGGCGTGTTTCATATCTTGCCTCGCCCGGTTACCGCATATTCGGTGATTTCCGCTACAATTGGCGCGATTACAATGGCGGTACCATCGTCGACTCAGAAGGCTGGCGCGCCCTTGCAGGCGTTGAATTTGAAGTGACCCGCCTGATTTCAGGTGAACTCGGGATCGGCTACAACGAACAGACTTATGATTTCGCCGGTTCGCCGACCACATCCGCATTCAGTTACCATGGTGCACTGACGTGGAATCCGACACCGTTGATGACAGTCAAGCTCAATGCCGACCGTACTATTGAAGACAGTACGTTCAATCAGGCCGGGCGTGTCCAGGACTCGGCCAAGCTGGTCGTTGACTATGAAGTACTGCGCGAGCTGGTGTTCTCGCCATCGGTTGGTTTCGCCTACAATAATTATGAGAATTCATCTCTGGACGACTTCAGAATTGAGGCTGGCGCGGAGCTCGAATACCGGGTGAACCGCTTCATGTCTGTTGGCAGCAGGTACAAATACTCCTACAGTGATGTCACAGGTCCCGGCCTTACCGATTGGGACCGTCACCTTGTGGGCGTCTATGCTAAAGCGCGCTTCTGA
- a CDS encoding polysaccharide biosynthesis/export family protein, which produces MVEVIMILGGFQNRFSVVAAMILIAQLLAACASSSGGVESSGPSAAPTSYAATVQQPAAAATSSVAAYRLGSGDKVKVNVFGEADLSGEFLVGDNGRIDLPLIGAVQARGQTVTQFQNAVVARYSGGYLKDPKVSVSVLNYRPFFIQGEVGKGGEYPYKAGLTIQNAVAIAGGYTYRANTGKAFVRRAGQDREVEIQTNQRVAINPGDIIRVPERFF; this is translated from the coding sequence ATGGTAGAGGTCATCATGATCCTCGGGGGCTTTCAGAACCGGTTCAGCGTAGTTGCAGCAATGATCCTGATTGCGCAGTTGCTGGCTGCGTGCGCGTCTTCTTCCGGTGGCGTTGAGTCCTCCGGACCGTCGGCGGCGCCGACGAGCTATGCCGCAACGGTGCAGCAACCGGCGGCTGCTGCAACAAGTTCAGTGGCGGCATACCGGCTGGGGTCCGGTGACAAGGTCAAAGTCAATGTATTTGGCGAAGCTGATCTGTCCGGAGAATTCCTGGTCGGGGACAATGGCCGCATAGACCTGCCGCTTATCGGCGCGGTGCAGGCGCGGGGCCAGACCGTAACCCAGTTTCAGAATGCGGTCGTGGCGAGATATTCAGGCGGTTATCTGAAAGACCCGAAAGTATCGGTGTCGGTCCTGAACTATCGTCCCTTCTTTATTCAAGGCGAAGTGGGCAAGGGCGGTGAATATCCCTACAAAGCCGGGCTGACCATACAAAATGCTGTCGCAATCGCTGGCGGATATACCTACCGGGCCAACACGGGCAAGGCCTTTGTACGCCGTGCGGGTCAGGATCGGGAAGTGGAAATTCAGACAAATCAACGCGTTGCGATCAATCCCGGGGACATAATCCGGGTGCCGGAGCGGTTTTTCTGA
- the nusG gene encoding transcription termination/antitermination protein NusG, which yields MTKGDVVGKRWFAVRTQPNREQRAKHQLDRQQFRTFLPLIEKSVCHARKIRQVRSALFPGYLFVELDLSKDQWRCINSTYGVSCLVMAGERPAFIPAGVIELIIELSKSNGLVDFTPDLQPGMSVQMVSGPLSGLIGRLNRCDARGRVEVLLEVMGQEIRVTSSAKVLMPA from the coding sequence ATGACTAAAGGCGACGTAGTCGGCAAGAGATGGTTTGCTGTGCGCACGCAGCCCAACCGGGAGCAACGCGCAAAACATCAGCTTGACCGGCAACAGTTTCGAACCTTTCTGCCTCTGATCGAAAAGTCTGTGTGCCATGCCAGGAAGATACGACAGGTTCGCTCTGCTCTGTTTCCCGGCTATCTGTTTGTTGAACTCGATTTGTCAAAGGATCAGTGGCGCTGCATCAACTCGACCTATGGAGTGTCCTGCCTTGTAATGGCCGGCGAGCGCCCGGCCTTTATTCCGGCGGGTGTGATTGAGTTGATAATCGAGTTGTCAAAAAGCAATGGGTTGGTGGATTTTACTCCTGATCTGCAACCCGGCATGAGTGTGCAAATGGTGTCCGGACCCCTGTCGGGTTTGATCGGGCGACTGAACCGTTGCGATGCGCGCGGTCGTGTGGAAGTCCTGCTCGAGGTCATGGGGCAGGAAATCAGGGTGACATCCAGCGCCAAGGTGTTGATGCCAGCCTGA
- a CDS encoding O-antigen ligase family protein gives MSAVASVLIAIVVGFSSFWLGSNRPLAWSVNAVMVGGLLMFTCLSLQLEARRHPALMISRLWAAIVMFGLGMCWAVAQIIPLGSATAGHPAWQVAGEALGRDMPSTISINPSETLWAIVRYLTAASVLLCVYVLARSAQNAQTILRTFVILTGLAALYGLTRLSLSLDKILWFDEPDTGYLTSGFINRNSAATYFGMACLASLGLVIQKVRTVLQSTSHDSGREVVRKLSLAMAGMLGFDLVLFVLMFVCLLATGSRGGISFTILALFFMLLLYGVKATMRGRSAGGGLAWIAIILVIAALMLGVFELSGARLTGRLLDQGLEAGARFEVYAQTWLAVRDYLFLGSGLGTFQDVFTAYRLELSAGRKVWDKAHNDYLELLLGLGLPAAALVLMSFASLFSKVTRGFFARHRDTHYAAISAAACVLVGLHSLVDFSLQIQANALAFALLLGVGLAQSWSTRA, from the coding sequence ATGAGCGCGGTTGCATCGGTGCTGATTGCGATTGTCGTCGGCTTTAGTAGCTTCTGGCTTGGCTCCAACAGGCCGCTTGCATGGAGTGTGAATGCCGTCATGGTGGGCGGGCTTTTGATGTTCACCTGTCTGTCACTTCAGCTGGAAGCGCGACGCCATCCGGCACTGATGATTTCAAGGCTCTGGGCAGCTATCGTGATGTTCGGCCTGGGGATGTGCTGGGCAGTAGCGCAGATCATCCCATTGGGGTCTGCGACAGCAGGCCACCCGGCATGGCAGGTGGCAGGCGAGGCCCTGGGTCGTGACATGCCGTCGACCATATCCATCAATCCATCCGAGACACTTTGGGCCATCGTGCGCTATCTCACCGCCGCATCGGTCTTGTTGTGTGTTTATGTTCTCGCGCGTTCGGCTCAGAATGCTCAAACCATCTTGCGGACATTTGTAATTCTGACCGGGCTTGCGGCGCTTTACGGATTGACGCGATTGTCTCTCTCGCTGGACAAAATCCTGTGGTTTGATGAACCTGACACAGGGTATCTCACGTCGGGCTTCATCAACCGCAACAGCGCTGCGACCTATTTCGGAATGGCATGCCTGGCGAGCCTTGGCCTTGTGATCCAGAAGGTTCGCACGGTATTGCAGTCAACGTCGCATGACAGTGGCCGTGAAGTGGTCAGAAAACTGTCTCTGGCCATGGCAGGCATGCTCGGATTCGATCTCGTCCTGTTTGTGCTGATGTTTGTCTGCCTGTTGGCGACCGGGTCCCGCGGCGGCATCAGCTTTACGATACTGGCGCTGTTTTTCATGTTGCTGCTATACGGCGTGAAGGCGACAATGCGAGGCCGGTCTGCCGGGGGCGGGCTTGCGTGGATAGCAATCATATTGGTCATTGCAGCGTTGATGCTGGGGGTCTTTGAGTTGTCAGGCGCCCGGCTCACCGGCCGATTGCTCGATCAGGGACTTGAAGCAGGTGCACGGTTTGAAGTCTATGCGCAAACATGGCTCGCTGTCCGGGATTACTTGTTCCTGGGCAGTGGACTGGGCACTTTTCAGGATGTGTTTACAGCTTACCGGCTTGAATTGTCTGCGGGTCGCAAGGTCTGGGACAAGGCACACAATGATTACCTGGAGCTGCTGCTCGGGTTGGGTCTGCCGGCGGCGGCACTTGTGCTGATGAGCTTTGCCAGCTTGTTTTCCAAGGTGACCAGAGGGTTTTTTGCGCGGCACCGCGACACACATTATGCCGCGATTTCGGCAGCGGCCTGTGTGCTGGTCGGGCTGCATTCTCTGGTTGATTTCAGCCTGCAGATTCAGGCAAACGCGCTCGCATTTGCATTGCTGTTGGGAGTGGGGCTGGCGCAATCGTGGAGCACCCGGGCCTAA
- a CDS encoding metallophosphoesterase yields the protein MITQIFKKLVSKNKGGQQDEEPRLPDGVRVYVIGDIHGRIDLLERLYAMIEADRNERPIAHCVEVFLGDYIDRGPSSREVLEWMVKGHSVCNKRITLRGNHELYLQDFLSDPGVISAWGQYGGLETLHSYGLKFRMPMGEDQWADIQKGLLDVLPPSHRVFLENCILSAGAGKYFFAHAGVNPQIPLDDQVAEDLLWIREPFLSHGSALPKIIVHGHTPAEKPEIEAHRIGIDTGAYITGRLTCAVLEGSDVRFLST from the coding sequence ATGATTACCCAGATTTTCAAAAAGCTCGTTTCGAAAAACAAGGGCGGGCAGCAGGATGAAGAGCCTCGTCTTCCAGATGGTGTGAGGGTTTATGTCATCGGCGACATCCATGGCAGGATCGACCTGCTGGAGCGCCTGTATGCAATGATAGAAGCTGATCGCAATGAACGGCCGATTGCTCATTGCGTGGAGGTTTTCCTCGGAGACTATATTGATCGTGGGCCCTCTTCCCGGGAGGTGCTGGAATGGATGGTGAAGGGCCACAGTGTTTGTAACAAACGGATTACACTGCGTGGCAATCACGAATTGTATCTGCAGGACTTTCTCAGTGACCCCGGCGTGATCAGTGCGTGGGGGCAGTATGGCGGCCTGGAAACATTGCATTCCTATGGCCTGAAGTTTCGAATGCCGATGGGAGAAGACCAGTGGGCCGATATTCAAAAAGGCTTGTTGGACGTTCTGCCGCCGAGCCATCGGGTTTTCCTGGAAAACTGTATTCTGTCAGCCGGCGCCGGCAAATATTTCTTTGCGCATGCCGGGGTAAATCCGCAGATTCCGCTGGATGATCAGGTTGCCGAAGACCTGCTTTGGATTCGCGAACCCTTTCTGAGCCATGGCAGTGCGTTGCCGAAAATAATTGTCCACGGCCACACACCGGCGGAAAAGCCTGAGATCGAGGCGCACCGGATCGGCATAGATACCGGCGCCTACATTACCGGGCGTCTGACCTGCGCGGTGCTGGAAGGCAGCGATGTGCGGTTTCTCTCAACCTAG
- a CDS encoding mannose-1-phosphate guanylyltransferase/mannose-6-phosphate isomerase, whose protein sequence is MNTKPYLVPVVLCGGAGTRLWPLSRQAFPKQFAVEVERKSLLDLTLARINGLDGVASCLAVTGEDYRFMVAEALHNAGVPGSILLEPMARNTAPALCAAALQIAQTTPDAVMVILPSDHFVSDAGKFAAAISDAAKLAQEDWWVTLGIRPTKTSSAYGYIEPGPVIADHGSAARVSQFLEKPDVKKAEELIRAGCVWNAGIFVVKAGTAADLVAKHAPDIHDAVQQAVAGITVDNEFHRLQPEAFSSSPSISIDYAVLEKEPEVAVVPYDGDWSDLGSWDAVAGVHEADDDGNRSEGDAWFSSSQNCFVHSPGKLAVVLGLQDIVVVDTPDALLVTSREQVEQVKTVVDDLRTAERSELTDHRKVARPWGTFEGIDRGDRYQVKRITVKPGAQLSLQYHHHRAEHWIVVKGVAKVTRGDETFLLRENESTYIPLGAVHRLENPGKTTLELIEVQSGSYLGEDDIVRVEDVYGREAEPGSAKPASSAAKPQGKSKPAQTSAGKGGQK, encoded by the coding sequence ATGAACACCAAACCTTACCTCGTGCCAGTTGTTTTATGCGGTGGAGCCGGGACACGGCTGTGGCCATTGAGCCGCCAGGCGTTTCCCAAGCAGTTTGCCGTTGAGGTGGAGCGGAAATCGCTTCTCGACCTTACCCTCGCCCGGATCAACGGGCTTGACGGAGTGGCGTCCTGCCTGGCGGTGACCGGGGAGGACTATCGCTTCATGGTTGCAGAAGCGCTGCACAATGCGGGTGTGCCGGGTTCGATACTGCTGGAGCCGATGGCCAGGAATACAGCGCCGGCATTATGTGCTGCAGCCTTGCAGATCGCCCAGACAACTCCTGACGCGGTCATGGTGATCCTGCCGTCGGATCATTTTGTCTCGGATGCCGGCAAGTTTGCCGCCGCCATCAGCGATGCCGCGAAACTTGCGCAGGAAGACTGGTGGGTGACGCTGGGTATACGCCCGACAAAAACCTCTTCTGCGTATGGTTACATTGAGCCTGGACCGGTGATTGCGGATCATGGCTCTGCGGCCCGGGTGTCGCAGTTCCTGGAAAAACCGGATGTCAAAAAAGCCGAGGAACTGATCCGCGCAGGATGCGTCTGGAATGCCGGCATTTTTGTCGTCAAGGCCGGCACCGCGGCCGATCTCGTCGCCAAGCACGCCCCGGACATTCATGATGCCGTGCAGCAGGCGGTTGCAGGCATCACCGTCGACAACGAGTTTCACCGGTTACAGCCGGAGGCGTTTTCTTCAAGCCCGTCGATCTCCATCGACTATGCCGTTCTGGAAAAGGAACCCGAGGTCGCCGTTGTGCCCTATGACGGTGACTGGTCGGACCTGGGGTCCTGGGACGCAGTTGCGGGTGTGCATGAAGCTGATGACGATGGCAACCGGTCAGAAGGAGATGCATGGTTTTCCAGTTCGCAAAACTGTTTCGTTCACAGCCCCGGCAAACTCGCGGTCGTGCTGGGACTGCAGGACATTGTTGTGGTGGATACACCCGACGCCCTGCTGGTCACCAGCAGGGAACAGGTGGAGCAGGTCAAGACCGTTGTGGACGATCTCAGAACCGCTGAGCGCAGTGAACTTACCGATCATCGCAAGGTTGCCCGTCCATGGGGAACGTTTGAAGGAATTGACCGGGGTGACCGCTACCAGGTCAAGCGCATCACCGTAAAACCGGGCGCCCAGCTATCGCTGCAATACCATCATCACCGGGCCGAGCACTGGATAGTGGTCAAGGGCGTCGCCAAGGTTACGCGGGGCGATGAAACCTTTCTGCTGCGTGAAAACGAGTCGACCTACATCCCGCTGGGAGCTGTTCACAGGCTTGAAAATCCCGGCAAGACAACACTGGAACTGATCGAAGTGCAGTCCGGATCCTATCTGGGTGAGGACGATATCGTGAGAGTTGAAGACGTTTACGGCCGCGAAGCCGAACCAGGTTCTGCGAAACCGGCATCGTCTGCGGCAAAACCGCAAGGAAAATCCAAACCGGCGCAAACATCGGCCGGGAAGGGGGGGCAAAAGTGA
- a CDS encoding GumC family protein has protein sequence MLKRASDNSPPAGREGYPDSSSPFEFGGSEGIDLRELFRIARRRGPMVAVIGFLTALLGAIYALQLTPVYTAKATLLIDTNQKNIINAEAIVSGIGRDNSALESELELIRSYDVAKRVVRKLKLDDKSKAEPAKISAVRQLLSLVFSREPAPEPVFNENRTDRIIRSLSKSISVDRKGWTYVVDIKYTSDSPTKAAQVANAFADEYLVDQLEANYEVTRRANDWLSERLGALRKKVRESERAVELFKVENNIVETNGSTLSDQQVAKLNEQLILARAESAQAQAKYDQVQAVRKRGGDITAFADALQSSALAALKGKASEIRRELANLSAKYGNRHPSVVSARAQLQDVRRSISSEAKRILTSTENALRVASSREESIAASLAEVKGTASRDSQAEVILRELERESAANKALFESFLSRFKQTSEQEKLNTNNSRVIERASAPTVPSAPNKKSLVILAAMLGLGLGAGIAFLIEQLDAGYRTTIQIEKQLGVPVLASIPRSDNELPGSGIGRTARKYNPFSLLAGLFSKGDKSERRMKKSDRVSISRLVVQRPLSSFTEAVRALRMGIKFADVDRPQKIVLLASALPGEGKSTIASNLALHAAASGERVLIIDLDLRHPVLTSLYAPDAKHGAVELLLGEVDLKQVIVKDAASGLHILPAPRRKDLTHTAELLGSKRMKDLFTHLSGFYDLIVVDTSPLLPVTDGRALIDVVDSLVLVVKWETTARDAVDAALKQSLGSHGKLTGVVMNDVVASRARYYDYYKSGYYTKKYPYYYGGSG, from the coding sequence ATGCTAAAGCGCGCTTCTGATAACAGTCCTCCGGCTGGCCGAGAGGGGTACCCTGACTCATCATCTCCTTTCGAGTTTGGTGGGTCCGAAGGTATTGATTTAAGGGAACTTTTCCGGATCGCGCGGCGCCGTGGCCCGATGGTTGCGGTGATCGGTTTTCTGACCGCTTTGCTGGGCGCAATCTATGCTCTGCAGCTCACTCCCGTGTACACCGCGAAGGCCACACTGCTGATTGATACGAATCAGAAGAACATAATTAATGCCGAAGCCATCGTTTCCGGGATTGGACGAGACAACTCTGCACTGGAAAGTGAACTTGAGCTAATCCGGTCCTATGATGTGGCCAAGCGGGTTGTCCGCAAGCTCAAGCTTGATGACAAGTCGAAAGCTGAACCGGCAAAGATTTCAGCGGTCCGGCAACTGCTTTCTCTGGTGTTCAGCCGTGAGCCTGCCCCTGAACCGGTTTTCAACGAAAATCGCACCGACAGGATCATACGCTCCCTGTCCAAGTCCATCAGCGTCGACCGCAAGGGGTGGACCTATGTGGTTGACATCAAGTACACCTCCGACAGTCCGACCAAGGCGGCGCAGGTGGCGAATGCATTTGCGGACGAATATCTGGTTGATCAGCTTGAAGCGAACTATGAAGTTACCCGCCGTGCCAATGACTGGCTCAGTGAGCGTCTCGGCGCGTTGAGAAAAAAGGTTCGTGAATCGGAGCGTGCCGTCGAACTGTTCAAGGTGGAGAACAATATTGTCGAGACCAACGGCTCCACCCTGAGCGACCAGCAGGTTGCAAAGCTGAATGAGCAGTTGATCCTGGCCCGCGCCGAGTCGGCTCAGGCGCAGGCCAAGTATGACCAGGTTCAGGCTGTCCGCAAAAGGGGCGGGGATATCACGGCCTTTGCAGATGCCCTGCAATCCAGTGCACTGGCGGCGCTGAAAGGAAAAGCCTCGGAAATACGCCGTGAGCTTGCGAACCTGAGTGCCAAATACGGTAACCGGCACCCGTCCGTGGTTTCCGCGCGGGCGCAGCTGCAAGATGTCAGGCGTTCGATCAGTTCCGAGGCCAAGCGCATTCTGACCTCTACGGAAAATGCCTTGCGGGTTGCCAGCAGCCGCGAAGAATCCATTGCTGCAAGCCTTGCCGAAGTCAAGGGAACAGCTTCAAGAGACAGCCAGGCAGAGGTCATCCTCAGAGAACTGGAGAGGGAATCGGCAGCCAACAAGGCTCTGTTTGAGTCCTTTCTGTCGCGGTTCAAGCAGACCAGCGAGCAGGAAAAACTCAATACGAACAATTCACGTGTCATTGAACGAGCTTCTGCGCCAACCGTCCCCAGCGCTCCGAACAAGAAATCGCTTGTGATACTTGCGGCCATGCTGGGGTTGGGACTGGGGGCTGGAATTGCCTTCCTGATAGAGCAACTGGATGCCGGCTATCGCACAACTATCCAGATTGAAAAACAATTGGGCGTACCGGTACTTGCCAGCATACCGCGTTCAGACAATGAGCTGCCCGGCAGCGGAATCGGGCGCACAGCCCGAAAATACAATCCGTTCAGTCTGCTGGCCGGGTTGTTCAGCAAGGGCGACAAGTCAGAACGGCGCATGAAAAAAAGCGACCGGGTCAGTATCAGCCGGCTGGTGGTTCAAAGGCCACTGTCGAGTTTTACCGAGGCTGTTCGGGCGCTCAGAATGGGTATCAAGTTTGCAGATGTCGATCGCCCGCAGAAAATTGTACTGCTCGCTTCTGCCCTGCCAGGCGAAGGCAAGTCCACTATCGCGAGCAACCTGGCGCTGCATGCGGCAGCTTCGGGAGAGCGGGTGCTGATCATTGATCTCGACCTGCGCCACCCGGTGCTCACGTCGTTGTATGCGCCGGATGCCAAGCACGGGGCGGTGGAACTGTTGCTTGGAGAGGTCGATCTCAAGCAGGTGATCGTGAAAGACGCCGCGTCGGGACTGCACATATTGCCGGCGCCGCGCCGCAAGGACCTGACCCACACGGCCGAATTGTTGGGGTCGAAGCGGATGAAAGATCTGTTTACCCATCTGAGCGGGTTTTATGACCTCATTGTTGTTGATACCTCGCCGTTGCTGCCGGTTACCGATGGCCGCGCCCTGATCGACGTGGTCGATTCCCTGGTGCTGGTGGTGAAATGGGAGACTACTGCGCGTGATGCCGTTGATGCCGCGTTGAAGCAGTCGCTGGGTTCGCATGGCAAGCTGACCGGCGTTGTCATGAACGATGTGGTTGCCTCGAGAGCGCGGTATTACGACTATTACAAGTCGGGATACTACACCAAAAAGTACCCGTACTATTATGGCGGATCGGGTTAA